A genomic stretch from Sulfurimonas sediminis includes:
- a CDS encoding cation:proton antiporter, producing MQNVLVYIIIALGLSIVINIFLKKIGISQIIGYILTGTLIAYGFDLHKASHSHALEMAGEFGIVFLMFTIGLEISLAKMGSMKREIFANGFLQVGLTTVVTYLLAHYIFALGPKSSIIIALAFSLSSTAIVLTYLKSSKEIYTPYGQNATGILIFQDIAVIPILILISFLSKEGDQKIFVILWHTLLSVSVVIAVMFTFGKRVVAWLLHFSSSSEVDELFMGSVLFIVMASSLFAYYMGFTYSLGAFVAGMIIAETKYHHKVESDIAPFKDILLGTFFVVVGMKIDIFLFLDNIGLIIGLFLLIFIIKSLLMFLVLRLSSSSATSLKTALFLSQVGEFSFVIFALAASGHIIDEQLASLLVLIVIFSMIVTPFFVPFINAITTRLIKEKDIVTDMSALKGRENHVVVCGYSVVGKFVTQYLEELDVPYVIIDNSNKHVQEALEEGREAYLGDASKTAILQALHIEKAAAIIVTLDNIAKKRLICEAVLNHSRNANLIVKVVSLEEKEKLSDLKITNIVDGKVEVARVLVERMLTCQLKYR from the coding sequence GGTATATCGCAGATTATAGGCTATATTCTTACCGGTACACTTATTGCCTATGGTTTTGATCTGCATAAAGCCAGTCATTCGCATGCTCTGGAGATGGCAGGGGAGTTCGGTATTGTATTTTTGATGTTTACCATAGGGCTTGAAATATCTTTGGCAAAAATGGGTTCGATGAAAAGAGAGATTTTTGCCAACGGATTTTTACAGGTCGGCTTGACTACCGTTGTAACTTACCTTCTGGCACATTATATTTTTGCTCTGGGACCAAAATCATCCATAATTATAGCACTGGCGTTTTCGCTCTCATCAACCGCAATCGTGCTGACATATTTAAAAAGTTCCAAAGAGATTTATACTCCGTACGGGCAGAATGCAACAGGGATACTGATTTTTCAGGATATTGCAGTAATTCCTATTTTAATTTTGATAAGCTTTTTAAGCAAAGAGGGAGATCAGAAAATTTTTGTCATTTTATGGCATACGCTTTTGAGTGTTTCTGTTGTCATCGCTGTAATGTTTACATTCGGCAAGAGAGTCGTTGCCTGGCTGCTGCATTTTTCATCCTCGTCAGAGGTAGACGAACTCTTTATGGGGTCTGTACTCTTTATCGTCATGGCATCTTCTCTTTTTGCCTACTATATGGGTTTTACCTACTCTTTAGGCGCATTTGTGGCCGGTATGATTATCGCCGAAACGAAATACCATCATAAGGTAGAATCAGATATCGCACCGTTTAAAGATATTCTTTTGGGAACCTTCTTTGTTGTTGTCGGTATGAAAATTGATATCTTCTTGTTCCTTGACAATATCGGGCTTATTATCGGTCTGTTTTTATTGATTTTTATTATAAAGTCGCTTCTTATGTTTTTGGTTTTACGGTTAAGCTCAAGCAGTGCAACTTCCTTAAAAACGGCGCTTTTCCTTTCTCAGGTAGGCGAATTTTCATTTGTGATTTTTGCACTCGCAGCATCAGGACACATTATTGATGAGCAGTTGGCTTCTTTGTTGGTTCTGATAGTGATTTTTTCCATGATAGTGACACCGTTTTTTGTTCCTTTCATTAATGCTATAACCACCAGGCTGATAAAAGAAAAAGATATCGTTACAGATATGTCTGCACTCAAAGGACGAGAAAATCATGTGGTTGTGTGCGGATACAGCGTGGTCGGTAAATTTGTGACACAGTATCTTGAAGAACTTGATGTTCCCTATGTTATCATTGACAATTCAAACAAACATGTGCAAGAAGCACTGGAAGAAGGAAGAGAAGCCTATCTCGGAGATGCCTCCAAAACAGCTATTTTGCAAGCGCTTCATATCGAAAAAGCGGCTGCAATTATTGTGACACTGGACAATATAGCGAAGAAACGTCTTATATGCGAAGCGGTACTCAATCATTCAAGAAATGCAAATCTGATTGTAAAAGTGGTCTCGCTGGAAGAAAAAGAGAAGCTTTCAGATCTCAAGATAACAAATATAGTCGATGGAAAAGTAGAGGTGGCACGTGTTTTGGTTGAGAGAATGTTAACCTGCCAGCTCAAATATCGCTAG